TTTTCAACTGAATCGTCCGCTTCTGTTTCCTCGTTTTTTCGCGGCATCAATTCCTGTTTGCTTTTTTGTGCCAGATAAACGCGGCGGTCGTTTTCGTATCGAGACGCACCGCGGCCTAAGAAACTCAAATAAGTATGCTGGGGCTGCATTCCGTCTGTTCGAGAGATAATCGTGCCTGTGGGTGTCAGGAGCACATCGCTGGGGAGAGAACGAACGTTAAAACGATTGACAATCTCCTGGTTTTCATCGCTGTCAATTTTGACGGCGATCACCCGTTTACCAAACTGATTCTTGACGGCTTTTGTATTTAGTACCGATCGGTCCATTTGCTGACAGGGGCCACACCAGGACGCATGGAAATGGAGTAAGAGCGGAAGATCTTTATCCTGCGCCAGTTTTTGCGCGGCGCGAAAATCATGCATCCATTCACCAGCCAGAGACTGGTTGATCGACATCACGATCAGAGAGAACGTGATTGTCATAATCGATAAAGTTTGTTTGATTGAAAACTGTCTGGTTAATTGCATGCAAGTGCCCCCGCAAATCGCTTTGAATACATGAACGCGA
This genomic interval from Gimesia alba contains the following:
- a CDS encoding thioredoxin family protein — protein: MQLTRQFSIKQTLSIMTITFSLIVMSINQSLAGEWMHDFRAAQKLAQDKDLPLLLHFHASWCGPCQQMDRSVLNTKAVKNQFGKRVIAVKIDSDENQEIVNRFNVRSLPSDVLLTPTGTIISRTDGMQPQHTYLSFLGRGASRYENDRRVYLAQKSKQELMPRKNEETEADDSVENQFATQEPKSYVATMPSKIGLEGYSPVSLTRDRKWNKGQEEYSWPYQGITYLLASKTELEIFKNDPGRYAPQLLGCDPVILNKQDRAIPGNTKYGAYYDQNLYLFIDIESREEFKKNPDRFSRTMHVLKFKLSDGAVLR